From Onychostoma macrolepis isolate SWU-2019 chromosome 19, ASM1243209v1, whole genome shotgun sequence, a single genomic window includes:
- the nkain1 gene encoding sodium/potassium-transporting ATPase subunit beta-1-interacting protein 1: MGRCDGRCTLVVICCLQLVAGLQRQVFDFLGYQWAPILANFLHIMAVILGVFGTVQIRSKYLILYAVWLVVWVGWNSFIICFYLEVGHLSQDRDFLMTFNTSLHRSWWMENGPGCLVTPVPDSPLAPQDHHVITVSGCLLDYQYIEVVSSALQVFLALFGFVYACYVSKVFLDDEDSFDFIGGLHSYSYQPPQKSSHLQLQPLYTPG; this comes from the exons ATGGGTCGGTGCGACGGGAGGTGCACGCTGGTGGTCATCTGCTGCCTGCAGCTG GTCGCTGGATTACAGAGGCAGGTGTTTGACTTCTTGGGATATCAGTGGGCTCCCATCCTTGCCAATTTCCTCCATATCATGGCCGTCATTTTGGGAGTGTTTGGAACTGTGCAAATCCGTTCCAAATATCTTATACTG TATGCTGTGTGGCTTGTGGTCTGGGTTGGCTGGAACTCTTTCATCATCTGTTTTTACCTGGAAGTTGGTCACCTGTCACAG GACAGGGATTTCCTAATGACATTTAACACATCACTTCATCGTTCCTGGTGGATGGAGAACGGGCCTGGTTGCTTAGTTACTCCAGTTCCTGACTCACCATTGGCTCCTCAGGATCATCATGTGATCACTGTCAGTGGCTGCCTGCTGGACTACCAATACATAGAGGTGGTCAGCTCAGCCTTGCAAGTGTTTCTTGCA CTCTTTGGATTTGTTTATGCCTGCTATGTTAGTAAAGTCTTCCTGGATGATGAGGACAGCT TTGATTTCATTGGTGGATTGCACTCGTATAGTTACCAGCCTCCACAGAAGAGTTCTCACTTACAGCTGCAGCCTCTCTATAC GCCTGGATAG